In Streptomyces sp. ML-6, the genomic stretch GACGCGGCGGTCGCCGTGGGCGTCGAGCGCATCGTGTACGTCTCCTTCCTCGGCGCCGCGCCGGATGCCACGTTCACCTTCGCCCGGGACCACTGGCACACCGAGGCGCACATCCGGACCGCCGACGTGCGCCACACCTTCCTGCGCGACAGCCTGTACCTCGCCGGGCTCCCCGCGATGACCGGCGCCGACGGGGTGCTGCGCGGTCCGGGCGGCGACGGCCGGGTGGCGGCGGTGGCGCACGAGGACATCGCGGACGCCGCGACCGCCGTACTGCTGGCCGACACCGAGCATGCTGAAACCCGCCACGACGGAGTGACGTACGACCTCACGGGCCCCGAGGCGTTCACCCTCGCCGAGGCGGCCGAGGAGCTGAGCAGGGCCACCGGCCGGACCGTCACCTACGTACCGGAGACCCGCGAGGAGGCCTACGCCTCACGGGCGCACTACGGGGCCGAGGACTGGGAGGTGACCGGCTGGGTGACGTCGTACGAGGCCATCGCCACCGGTGAGATGGCCACGGTCTCGGCCGCAGTGCCGAATCTGACGGGGCGTCCGGCGATGGATCTGGCCACCTATCTGAGGGAACACCCGGACAGCTACCGGCACTTGCTGAAGCCGCGCTGACCGCGTGCGCGTACTGCACGCGCTGACCGTGCTGCCGGTACCGGCACTCCTGCCGGCACTGACAGTCCTGCCGGCACTGGCAGCCCTGCCCGTACCGTCCGTACCATCCGTGCGGCTCGTGCCATCCACCCCATCTCCACCATCCGTACTGCCTGTTTCGTGTGACGGGGCCGCCCGGCGTCCTCAGTCCACGTACACGCCCGCCCGTGCCGCCGCGGCCGCCGCCTCGGCGGCACGGTCCGCGGCCGCCTCGTCGAGCGGCCCGCCGCCGGCCAGCAGCCGGTAGTAGAGCGGGGCCGACACGGCGCGGATCACCTCGCCCGCGTTCGTGCCCGCGGGCAGCTCCCCGCGCTCG encodes the following:
- a CDS encoding NAD(P)H-binding protein, which translates into the protein MNAPPPETSAGPAHPVAPVIAVTGASGAVGGRVARRLARAGVPVRLLGRDPARLPELPGAVAAPPAPYGDGEAMRRALAGAHTLFLVSAHESPHRVREHTTAVDAAVAVGVERIVYVSFLGAAPDATFTFARDHWHTEAHIRTADVRHTFLRDSLYLAGLPAMTGADGVLRGPGGDGRVAAVAHEDIADAATAVLLADTEHAETRHDGVTYDLTGPEAFTLAEAAEELSRATGRTVTYVPETREEAYASRAHYGAEDWEVTGWVTSYEAIATGEMATVSAAVPNLTGRPAMDLATYLREHPDSYRHLLKPR